Below is a genomic region from Deltaproteobacteria bacterium.
TTTGATCTTCGATTGGATCTGTTCTGTCCGCGTGGGAGCGTGACGGCCATTGTCGGACCGTCCGGAGCGGGCAAAAGTACCCTCATCCGTCTTGTTGCCGGGCTGGACACGCCGGACTGGGGCCGCGTGGAGTTGAATGGCCGGGTGCTCTTCGATCAGGCCGCCGGCGTCGATCTGCCAACCCGCGTTCGACGGATCGGCATGGTTTTTCAGGATTATCCTCTTTTTGGGCATTTGAATGTGGCGAAAAACGTGGGTTTTTCCTGCGCCGATTCCGCCAGGGTGGATGCCCTGCTGACTCGTTTTGGCATCCAGCATCTGGCCCGGCGCAAGCCCACGGCTATTTCCGGCGGCGAGCGCCAGCGCGCGGCCATGTGCCAAGCCCTGGCCCGGGACCCGGACATTTTGCTTCTCGACGAGCCTTTTTCCGCCCTGGACGCGCCGACACGGGCGGATCTTCGGCGGGAGCTGCCGCTTCAGGCCAGAAGCTTGAATATTCCCGTGGTGCTCGTCACCCACGATCTGCACGAAGCGGTCGAAATTGGCGACGCCATCGTTCCCGTGGCCGATGGCCATCACGCCCCGGACTGGCTGCGGGACGTGCAGGCTGCCCGGGATCGTTTGGTGCGTGTTCCCTTTTCCCCTCGTTCCCGCATTTGCGCGTGAACGAGGTCCGCGTGAAACCAGACCTCGGTTTTTTCACGCTGGGCGCATTTCGCGATGATTCGCGCTAACTTCAGACAGGATTCGTGATCATGAAACGCTGTTTTCCGATGGTGGTCGCCCTTGCTTTTTTGATCGTGGCCGCGCCGGCCATGGCCGTGGATTCGTTGTTCATCGCTTCTGGCGCGGGCTATAAGGTCGTCGTCGAAGCCCTGGCCAGGGCCTTTACCGAAGAGTCCGGCGTGGCCGTGGAGCGTATCCACGGCAACATGGCCCAGATCATGGGCCAGGCGCGCAACAGCGGCAAGGTCGATCTGTTGATCGGCGAGGAAAGTTTTCTGGCCGGCTCGCCCCTGCCCCTGGCCGCGTCCACGCCCTTGGGAATGGGTCGTCTTGTCCTGGCCTGGCCCAAGGCTAAACCCGAGCCGCGTGGGCTCGACGTTCCCGAGGTCGAGCGCGTCGCCATTCCGGACCCGAAAAAAGCCATCTACGGCAAGGCGGCCATGGAATATCTGGAACGAAGCGGGCAGTTGGCGGCGCTCAAGGACAAACTTCTGGTGGTGGGCACGGTGCCCCAGGTTTTCGCCTACCTCTCGACGGCCGAAGTGGACGCCGGGTTCCTTAACCTGACCCAGGCCCTGGCCGCAGCGGATCATTTGGGCGGGTACCGCGTGCTGGAGAACGAGTTGTACACGCCCATCGCCATTGAATGTTTCCAGCTCAAGACTGCTCCCAATCCCAAGGCGGCCAAGGATTTCGCCCGCTTTCTCGAGAGCGGGACGGCCCGCTCCATCCTCGTCGCGCACGGTCTATGACCTTGTTTGAAATGGGGATCGATCCCGCGACGCTTGGGCCGCTCCTGCTGACCGTGCGCGTATTGATCGTGGCCGGAGTCATTCTGCTGCCGGGTGGCGTGCTGCTGGGGTACTATCTCAGCGGCGAGAATTCCCTTTCGCGCACCGTGGTCGATTTTTTTGTCGTCGTGCCCTTGGTCTTTCCGCCCATTGCCACGGGTTTTTTGTTGCTGTTGCTCATTGGCCGCGACGGGCCCATTGGCGCGATTTTGCCCGTGGATTTTGTTTTTGCCTTTCCAGGCCTAGTGCTGGCCTCGGTGGTGTCCGGGCTGCCCCTGGTGGTCAAGCCCGTGGAAGCGGCCCTGCGCGACCAAGGCAAAAAATTGTCCGAAGTGGCGGCCGTGCTCGGCAAGACGCCCTGGCAGACATTTGTCCTGGTCCTCTTGCCGGCCATCCGCAAGCCCATGCTGGCCGGTTGGCTGCTGGCCCTGGGTCGGTCCATGGGCGAAGTCGGCATCACGCTCATGCTTGGCGGCAATATCGCC
It encodes:
- the modA gene encoding molybdate ABC transporter substrate-binding protein translates to MKRCFPMVVALAFLIVAAPAMAVDSLFIASGAGYKVVVEALARAFTEESGVAVERIHGNMAQIMGQARNSGKVDLLIGEESFLAGSPLPLAASTPLGMGRLVLAWPKAKPEPRGLDVPEVERVAIPDPKKAIYGKAAMEYLERSGQLAALKDKLLVVGTVPQVFAYLSTAEVDAGFLNLTQALAAADHLGGYRVLENELYTPIAIECFQLKTAPNPKAAKDFARFLESGTARSILVAHGL
- a CDS encoding ABC transporter permease subunit, with the translated sequence MTLFEMGIDPATLGPLLLTVRVLIVAGVILLPGGVLLGYYLSGENSLSRTVVDFFVVVPLVFPPIATGFLLLLLIGRDGPIGAILPVDFVFAFPGLVLASVVSGLPLVVKPVEAALRDQGKKLSEVAAVLGKTPWQTFVLVLLPAIRKPMLAGWLLALGRSMGEVGITLMLGGNIAGRTNTLSLEIYNCVFLGEFERAMVLCCIVGTISCGLLFILKRMSAI
- a CDS encoding ATP-binding cassette domain-containing protein, with product MGLHVHLRKRLPHFDLRLDLFCPRGSVTAIVGPSGAGKSTLIRLVAGLDTPDWGRVELNGRVLFDQAAGVDLPTRVRRIGMVFQDYPLFGHLNVAKNVGFSCADSARVDALLTRFGIQHLARRKPTAISGGERQRAAMCQALARDPDILLLDEPFSALDAPTRADLRRELPLQARSLNIPVVLVTHDLHEAVEIGDAIVPVADGHHAPDWLRDVQAARDRLVRVPFSPRSRICA